The proteins below come from a single Malus domestica chromosome 03, GDT2T_hap1 genomic window:
- the LOC103421832 gene encoding putative pentatricopeptide repeat-containing protein At1g12700, mitochondrial, whose protein sequence is MMRTTTFASPLKVGYGIGSRQRVKVRGMPSVPCLLLHKCTLFLFFNNYLAPFHSRPSYPTKSAKTQLLQRVKVTNLEDALHVFDEMLQMRPLPSVVHFTQILTQVAKLKHYSAVVSLNNRMCASGMRPNVYTLTIMINCFSHLNQMGFSLSVLGTFFKLGFEPNVVTFNTLINGFLLEDREADAVRILNNMMEKGGLKPDIVSYNTIIDSLCKDTMVVDALNLFSEMMSKCIDPNIITYNTLIHGVCKLGEWKEAARLLNEMVSKGIFPDLQTFNVLVDTLCKEGLIGKAKGMVEMMTERGIEPNVVTYNSLMDGFCLRGEMSEAKEVFDLMLRQGSIVNAYSYNILINGYCKHRRIDEAMLHFKEMSGGGLVPNTVTYSTLIDGFCKQGRIRDAQKLFSKMQACGLLPNVQTYAVLLDGLCKNQQLSKAIELFEEMKGKNLDPNIVVYSILIEGLCISGKVECAKDLFSSLSSKGLQLNVKTFTIMISGLCNAGLIDEAESLLSEMKAIGCSPDGCTYNTIIRGLFNNNETSRAMGLIQQMVENGFSADASTAELVLELLSKDKVDPALLPLIE, encoded by the exons ATGATGCGGACGACCacatttgcttctcctttgaAGGTTGGTTATGGCATCGGCAGCAGACAGAGAGTGAAAGTGAGAGGTATGCCGTCTGtgccttgtcttcttcttcataaatgtactctttttctgTTCTTCAACAATTACTTGGCTCCGTTTCACTCTCGACCTTCTTATCCAAccaaatctgcaaaaacccaattGCTTCAGCGTGTCAAAGTAACTAATCTTGAGGATGCACTCCATGTGTTCGACGAAATGCTTCAAATGCGTCCTCTGCCTTCCGTTGTCCATTTCACTCAAATCTTGACTCAAGTCGCTAAGTTAAAACATTATTCGGCAGTCGTCTCCTTGAATAACCGAATGTGTGCGTCGGGAATGCGTCCTAATGTGTACACCCTAACCATAATGATTAATTGCTTTTCCCATCTCAACCAAATGGGGTTTAGTTTGTCTGTCTTGGgaacattcttcaaacttggtTTTGAACCGAATGTGGTGACCTTCAACACATTAATCAATGGCTTCCTTCTTGAGGATAGAGAGGCTGATGCTGTCCGGATTCTGAATAATATGATGGAGA AAGGAGGTTTGAAGCCTGACATTGTTTCCTATAACACGATCATTGACAGTCTATGCAAGGATACTATGGTTGTTGATGCTTTGAACCTTTTCTCTGAAATGATGAGTAAATGTATTGACCCCAACATCATTACCTATAATACTTTGATTCACGGAGTGTGCAAATTAGGGGAGTGGAAAGAAGCTGCGAGACTGTTGAATGAAATGGTGAGCAAAGGTATCTTTCCAGATCTGCAAACCTTCAATGTTTTGGTAGACACCCTTTGTAAGGAGGGCTTGATTGGGAAAGCAAAAGGCATGGTCGAAATGATGACCGAAAGAGGTATTGAGCCTAACGTGGTTACTTACAATTCGCTCATGGATGGTTTTTGCTTGCGAGGAGAAATGAGTGAGGCGAAGGAAGTCTTTGATCTAATGCTTCGCCAGGGATCCATTGTTAATGCTTATAGTTATAACATATTGATAAATGGCTATTGTAAGCATAGAAGGATAGATGAGGCAATGCTGCATTTTAAGGAAATGTCTGGTGGAGGACTGGTTCCAAATACTGTTACTTATAGCACACTAATAGATGGTTTCTGCAAGCAAGGCAGAATACGCGATGCACAAAAGCTGTTTTCCAAGATGCAAGCTTGTGGCCTTCTTCCAAATGTTCAAACTTATGCTGTATTACTGGATGGTCTGTGTAAAAACCAACAATTGTCTAAAGCAATTGAATTGTTTGAAGAGATGAAGGGCAAGAATTTGGATCCAAATATTGTGGTTTACAGTATTCTTATCGAAGGTTTGTGCATAAGTGGAAAAGTTGAATGCGCAAAGGATCTCTTTAGCAGTTTATCATCAAAAGGACTTCAGCTTAATGTCAAGACGTTTACCATAATGATTAGTGGACTTTGTAATGCGGGTCTCATAGATGAAGCAGAAAGTTTACTTTCAGAAATGAAAGCGATAGGCTGTTCGCCGGATGGTTGCACCTATAACACAATTATCCGAGGGCTTTTTAATAACAATGAGACATCAAGGGCGATGGGACTTATTCAACAAATGGTGGAGAATGGTTTTTCTGCAGATGCATCAACAGCTGAATTGGTTCTTGAGTTATTGTCTAAAGATAAAGTAGATCCCGCTTTGTTGCCGTTGATAGAATAA
- the LOC103427202 gene encoding putative pentatricopeptide repeat-containing protein At1g12700, mitochondrial, whose translation MGFSLSVLGKFFKLGFEPNVVTFNTLINGFLLEDREADAVRILNNMMESGNCKPDVFTFNTLVKGLCMKGNNIAAIQLLRKMEEGGCKPDIVSYNTIIDSLCKDTMVVDALNLFSEMMSKCIDPDIITYNSLIHGVCKLGEWKEAARLLNEMVSKGIFPDLQTFSVLVDTLCKEGLVGKAKGMVEMMTERGIEPDVVTYSSLMDGFCLRGEMSEAKEVFDLMLSQGFIVNAYSYNILINGYCKHRRIDEAMLLFKEMSGGGLVPNTVTYSTLIDGFCKEGRIGDAQKLFSKMQACGPLPNVQTYAVLLDGLCKNQQLSKAIELFEEMKGNNLDPNIVVYSILIEGLCISGKVECAKDLFSSLSSKGLQLNVKTFTIMISGLCNAGLIDEAENLLSEMKAIGCSPDGCTYNTIIRGLFNNNETSRAMGLIQQMVENGFSADASTAELVLELLSKDKVDPALLPLIE comes from the coding sequence ATGGGGTTTAGTTTGTCAGTCTTGGGAAAATTCTTCAAACTTGGTTTTGAACCGAATGTGGTGACCTTCAACACATTAATCAATGGCTTCCTTCTTGAGGATAGAGAGGCTGATGCTGTCCGGATTCTGAATAATATGATGGAGAGTGGTAATTGTAAGCCAGACGTGTTTACATTCAACACACTAGTAAAGGGTCTGTGCATGAAAGGTAACAATATTGCAGCTATTCAACTACTTAGGAAAATGGAAGAAGGAGGTTGCAAGCCTGACATTGTTTCCTATAACACGATCATCGACAGTCTATGCAAGGATACTATGGTTGTTGATGCTTTGAACCTTTTCTCTGAAATGATGAGTAAATGTATTGACCCCGACATCATTACCTATAATTCTTTGATTCACGGAGTATGCAAATTAGGGGAGTGGAAAGAAGCTGCGAGACTGTTGAATGAAATGGTGAGCAAGGGTATCTTTCCAGATCTGCAAACCTTCAGTGTTTTGGTCGACACCCTTTGTAAGGAGGGCTTGGTTGGGAAAGCAAAAGGCATGGTCGAAATGATGACCGAAAGAGGTATAGAGCCTGACGTGGTTACTTACAGTTCGCTCATGGATGGTTTTTGCTTGCGAGGAGAAATGAGTGAGGCGAAGGAAGTCTTTGATCTAATGCTTAGCCAGGGATTCATTGTTAATGCTTATAGTTATAACATATTGATAAATGGCTATTGTAAGCATAGAAGGATAGATGAGGCAATGTTGCTTTTTAAGGAAATGTCTGGTGGAGGACTGGTTCCAAATACTGTTACTTATAGCACACTAATAGATGGTTTCTGCAAGGAAGGCAGAATAGGCGATGCACAAAAGCTGTTTTCCAAGATGCAAGCTTGTGGCCCTCTTCCAAATGTTCAAACTTATGCTGTATTACTGGATGGTCTGTGTAAAAACCAACAATTGTCTAAGGCAATTGAATTGTTTGAAGAGATGAAAGGCAATAATTTGGATCCAAATATTGTGGTTTACAGTATTCTTATCGAAGGTTTGTGCATAAGTGGAAAAGTTGAATGCGCAAAGGATCTCTTTAGCAGTTTATCATCAAAAGGACTTCAGCTTAATGTCAAGACATTTACCATAATGATTAGTGGACTTTGTAATGCGGGTCTAATAGATGAAGCGGAAAATTTACTTTCAGAAATGAAAGCGATAGGCTGTTCGCCAGATGGTTGCACCTATAACACAATTATCCGAGGGCTTTTTAATAACAATGAGACATCAAGGGCGATGGGACTTATTCAACAAATGGTGGAGAATGGTTTTTCTGCAGATGCATCAACAGCCGAATTGGTTCTTGAGTTATTGTCTAAAGATAAAGTAGATCCCGCTTTGTTGCCGTTGATAGAATAA
- the LOC103427177 gene encoding uncharacterized protein, which yields MGGSSTNSNHKLEDSEKKSSPALVAPPMIGLRATLTWVFLTISVLYLLYYSNSLLYDRQDCPTTTLDPSTERHLETLSNVATSADLKLGEDGKEDDEESPQVPVLYQKPHRFDTELKHIMFGIAASSNLWEKRKEYIKVWWRPKETRGVVWLDKKVRTRRNEGLPEIRISGDTRGFKYTNRQGQRSALRISRVVSETLRLGVKDVRWFVMGDDDTVFMVENVVRILNKYDHTQFYYVGSSSESHIQNIFFSYSMAYGGGGFAISYPLAVELEKMQDRCIQRYPGLYGSDDRMQACMAELGVPLTKETGFHQYDVYGDLLGLLSAHPVTPLVSLHHLDVVEPVFPHMSRVKALHHLSRSVKLDSASIMQQSICYDKDRYWSISVSWGYVVQIVRGIMSPRELETPSRTFLNWYRRADYTAYAFNTRPVSKHPCQKPFIFYLSSTRYDEGRKKIIGYYTRHKSPVPHCRWKMASPEQVDSIVVLKRPDPLRWEKSPRKDCCRILPSQKNSTMYLLVDNCRLGEVSEL from the exons ATGGGAGGCAGCAGCACCAACAGCAACCACAAACTCGAAGACTCCGAAAAGAAATCATCACCTGCTCTAGTGGCTCCGCCAATGATAGGCTTAAGAGCCACCCTCACTTGGGTTTTTCTCACCATTTCTGTTCTCTATCTCCTCTACTATTCCAACAGCCTTCTCTACGACCGCCAAGACTGTCCAACCACCACTTTAGATCCCTCGACCGAACGCCATCTGGAAACCCTCTCCAATGTCGCTACTTCAGCTGATCTCAAACTCGGGGAGGATGGCAAAGAAGACGACGAAGAATCCCCACAAGTGCCGGTACTCTATCAAAAGCCTCACAGATTCGACACGGAGCTTAAACACATTATGTTCGGGATAGCTGCTTCGTCGAATTTGTGGGAGAAGAGGAAGGAATACATCAAAGTTTGGTGGAGGCCTAAGGAAACTAGAGGGGTAGTTTGGTTGGACAAAAAGGTGAGGACTAGAAGAAATGAGGGACTACCCGAGATTCGGATTTCAGGTGACACCAGAGGATTTAAATACACGAATCGCCAGGGACAGCGATCTGCGTTGAGGATTTCAAGGGTGGTTTCGGAGACACTGAGGCTCGGAGTGAAGGATGTGAGATGGTTTGTGATGGGGGACGATGACACGGTTTTTATGGTGGAAAATGTGGTGAGGATTCTTAACAAGTATGACCACACGCAATTTTATTATGTGGGAAGCTCGTCAGAGAGTCATATTCAGAACATATTTTTCTCGTATTCTATGGCGTATGGCGGAGGAGGTTTTGCTATAAGTTATCCTTTGGCAGTGGAATTGGAAAAGATGCAGGACCGGTGCATTCAGCGCTATCCTGGATTATACGGCAGTGATGATCGAATGCAGGCTTGCATGGCTGAGCTAGGCGTGCCACTTACCAAGGAAACTGGATTTCATCAG TATGATGTGTATGGAGACCTACTAGGCCTTCTGAGCGCACATCCTGTGACTCCATTGGTGTCGCTTCACCACCTGGATGTAGTTGAACCAGTTTTCCCGCACATGAGTCGAGTGAAAGCGCTTCATCATCTATCCCGGTCCGTCAAGCTTGACTCAGCTAGTATAATGCAGCAATCAATCTGCTACGATAAAGATCGATACTGGTCCATCTCTGTATCATGGGGCTATGTAGTTCAAATTGTTAGGGGAATCATGTCTCCGAGAGAACTAGAGACGCCCTCCAGAACCTTTCTGAATTGGTATAGAAGAGCTGATTACACAGCATATGCATTCAACACTAGGCCTGTGTCCAAGCACCCATGTCAGAAACCCTTCATTTTCTACTTGAGCTCAACTCGCTATGATGAGGGTAGAAAGAAAATCATTGGCTACTACACTCGTCACAAATCTCCCGTTCCTCACTGCCGATGGAAAATGGCCTCACCAGAACAAGTTGATTCCATCGTAGTACTGAAAAGGCCGGATCCTCTTCGTTGGGAAAAG TCACCAAGGAAAGATTGTTGTAGAATTCTTCCATCGCAGAAGAACTCGACCATGTACTTGTTGGTCGACAATTGCAGACTAGGTGAGGTTAGTGAGTTATAG
- the LOC103427176 gene encoding probable serine/threonine-protein kinase PBL5 has protein sequence MSCFCCSKKSVKEPEKEITNINTNKPNHQGQVNTNDDLKKELGVKKEMVVKKEEATKDDQLSLDVKELNIKEEGSNDGKTAGKRAQTFTFAELAASTGNFRSDCFVGEGGFGKVYKGQLEKINQVVAIKQLDRNGCQGIREFVVEVLTLSLADHPNLVKLLGFCAEGDQRLLVYEYMPLGSLENHLHDPSPSRNVLDWNTRMKIAAGAARGLEYLHEKMQPPVIYRDLKCSNILLGEGYHPKLSDFGLAKVGPSGDKTHVSTRVMGTYGYCAPDYAMTGQLTFKSDVYSFGVVLLELITGRKAIDNTRPVREQNLVAWARPMFRDRKKFSIMVDPLLQGHYPVRGLYQALAIAAMCVQEQPNMRPVITDIVTALHYLASQKYDPQTDPVQTSIKGPSSPKVRRDDDITQIGGDRPERD, from the exons ATGAGCTGTTTTTGCTGCTCTAAGAAATCAGTCAAAGAACCAGAGAAGGAAATTACCAACATCAACACCAACAAACCCAATCATCAAG GTCAAGTGAATACGAATGATGATTTGAAAAAGGAATTGGGTGTGAAAAAGGAAATGGTTGTAAAAAAGGAGGAGGCCACGAAGGATGACCAGTTGTCGTTGGATGTAAAGGAGTTGAATATAAAAGAGGAGGGTTCCAACGATGGAAAAACCGCTGGCAAGCGGGCACAGACGTTTACATTTGCTGAACTTGCAGCATCAACTGGCAATTTCAGGTCTGAttgctttgtaggtgaaggagGGTTTGGAAAAGTTTACAAGGGTCAACTGGAGAAAATTAATCAG GTTGTTGCTATCAAGCAGCTTGATCGTAATGGATGCCAAGGAATTAGGGAATTTGTTGTCGAAGTATTGACACTTAGTTTGGCTGACCACCCTAATCTTGTCAAACTGCTTGGATTCTGTGCCGAGGGAGATCAGAGGCTATTGGTTTATGAATATATGCCATTAGGATCTTTGGAAAACCATTTGCATG ATCCTTCACCCAGCAGGAATGTGCTTGACTGGAATACAAGAATGAAGATAGCAGCTGGTGCTGCTAGGGGTTTAGAGTATCTGCATGAGAAAATGCAGCCCCCTGTTATATACCGTGACCTGAAATGCTCGAACATTTTGCTCGGTGAGGGGTACCATCCAAAGCTATCGGATTTTGGCTTGGCTAAAGTAGGTCCCAGTGGAGATAAAACTCATGTTTCTACTAGGGTTATGGGCACGTATGGGTATTGTGCACCGGATTATGCCATGACAGGTCAGCTGACTTTCAAATCAGATGTTTATAGCTTTGGGGTTGTTCTTTTGGAGCTTATCACAGGAAGGAAAGCTATTGATAATACAAGACCCGTCAGAGAGCAGAACCTGGTAGCATGG GCAAGACCCATGTTCAGAGACCGGAAGAAGTTCTCAATAATGGTGGATCCGTTGCTTCAAGGTCACTATCCAGTCAGGGGATTATACCAAGCTCTTGCTATTGCTGCGATGTGCGTTCAAGAGCAGCCCAATATGCGGCCTGTCATAACTGACATAGTTACAGCGCTGCATTACCTTGCATCCCAGAAATATGACCCCCAAACCGATCCAGTTCAAACCTCGATAAAGGGTCCATCTTCTCCAAAAGTGAGGAGAGATGATGATATAACACAGATTGGAGGTGACAGGCCAGAGAGAGACTAG